Proteins encoded together in one Lysobacterales bacterium window:
- a CDS encoding ankyrin repeat domain-containing protein produces the protein MTGKRHPLVLVALLMVTAGLPLRAGDSEAAPSVPLIEATAAGDAGEVRRLLDAGTAVDVRDESAATALIYAAARGHDDVARLLLARGADASLQDAQEYNAMDYAMERGRHGVLLALLEHRVARADATGERTARLLLASARGDLAAVADVLADKVAADAGAAHGYTALAMAARWNHGEVVAKLLAAGADPNQATQSRYRTVPLMEASRDGRVAIADQLIAAGADVNRGDRYGDHALNWACYFGHADFVALMLRHGADLTRTGQTDDQPLEIALREKHAAVVELLRAAGAVARPGKGGGAP, from the coding sequence ATGACGGGAAAGCGGCATCCTTTGGTCCTTGTGGCGCTGCTGATGGTCACGGCGGGGCTTCCGCTTCGCGCTGGTGATAGCGAGGCAGCGCCTTCGGTACCTCTGATCGAGGCAACGGCGGCGGGCGATGCCGGCGAGGTCCGGCGCTTACTCGACGCCGGCACGGCAGTCGATGTTCGCGACGAGTCGGCGGCGACTGCGCTGATCTACGCTGCTGCGCGTGGGCACGATGATGTCGCGCGGCTGCTGCTCGCGCGCGGTGCCGATGCTTCGTTGCAGGATGCGCAGGAATACAACGCCATGGACTACGCGATGGAGCGTGGACGCCATGGCGTGCTGCTGGCGCTGCTCGAACATCGCGTCGCCCGCGCCGATGCCACCGGTGAGCGCACGGCCCGACTGTTGCTCGCCAGTGCGCGTGGTGATCTTGCGGCGGTCGCGGATGTGTTGGCTGACAAGGTCGCCGCCGATGCCGGCGCCGCGCACGGCTACACCGCGCTGGCCATGGCCGCGCGCTGGAATCATGGTGAAGTCGTCGCGAAGTTGCTTGCTGCCGGTGCCGATCCGAACCAGGCAACGCAATCGCGCTATCGCACCGTGCCGCTGATGGAGGCCTCGCGCGATGGTCGGGTGGCGATCGCGGATCAGCTGATCGCTGCGGGCGCCGACGTGAATCGCGGCGACCGCTACGGCGATCACGCCCTGAACTGGGCCTGCTATTTCGGCCATGCCGATTTCGTCGCATTGATGTTGCGTCACGGCGCCGATTTGACCCGTACCGGCCAGACCGACGACCAGCCGCTCGAAATTGCGCTGCGCGAGAAGCACGCAGCAGTGGTGGAGTTGCTGCGCGCCGCCGGCGCCGTCGCGCGTCCCGGCAAGGGCGGCGGCGCGCCATGA
- a CDS encoding efflux RND transporter periplasmic adaptor subunit, producing the protein MNLAGGATLLVVASLLAGCAGKPGSQPGGAGAPITVTTLVLAPSEWQDRVQALGTAKANESVTITAKVSETVQKVVFDSGDFVEAGQVLVDLTGQVQLAGLEEARAAFKEAEQQLKRGEELAARNLIPGSQLDTQRATRDAARARMDQVRAQLSDRVITAPFDGVLGLRQISAGSLVTPGATIATLDDVSVIKLDFSVPETLIPALAPGQQVQAISAAWPQQPFAGVLRHIDSRVDPVTRSVLVRAELPNPERRLRPGMLLTVEVQRAPRPALALPELALLQVGRNSFAWRVAADGSVSQVAVRTGARERGRVEVLEGLAAGDRVVVEGIVKLRPGAKVVEAAAAAAAQG; encoded by the coding sequence ATGAACTTGGCTGGCGGCGCGACGCTGCTGGTCGTGGCAAGCCTGCTGGCTGGCTGCGCTGGCAAGCCTGGGTCGCAGCCGGGTGGTGCCGGAGCCCCGATCACGGTCACCACCCTCGTGCTGGCACCGAGCGAATGGCAGGACCGCGTGCAGGCGCTGGGTACCGCCAAGGCCAACGAGTCGGTGACGATCACCGCCAAGGTCAGCGAGACGGTGCAGAAGGTCGTGTTCGATTCCGGCGATTTCGTCGAGGCCGGGCAGGTGCTGGTGGACCTGACCGGCCAGGTGCAACTGGCTGGGCTGGAAGAGGCGCGCGCGGCGTTCAAGGAAGCCGAGCAGCAGCTCAAGCGCGGTGAGGAACTCGCGGCCAGGAACCTGATCCCCGGCAGCCAGCTCGACACCCAGCGTGCCACCCGCGACGCCGCGCGAGCGCGCATGGACCAGGTGCGCGCACAGTTGTCGGACCGCGTCATCACCGCGCCCTTCGATGGTGTGCTGGGCCTGCGTCAAATCAGCGCCGGTTCGCTCGTGACCCCGGGTGCGACGATCGCCACGCTCGATGATGTCTCGGTGATCAAGCTCGATTTCTCGGTGCCGGAGACGCTGATTCCGGCGTTGGCGCCGGGCCAGCAGGTGCAGGCGATTAGTGCCGCGTGGCCGCAGCAGCCGTTCGCCGGCGTGCTGCGGCACATCGATTCGCGCGTCGACCCGGTCACGCGCTCGGTGCTGGTGCGGGCCGAACTGCCGAACCCGGAACGCCGGCTGCGCCCGGGCATGCTGCTCACGGTCGAAGTACAGCGCGCACCGCGGCCGGCGCTGGCGCTTCCGGAGCTGGCCTTGCTGCAGGTCGGGCGCAACAGTTTCGCCTGGCGTGTCGCGGCCGATGGCAGTGTCTCCCAGGTGGCGGTGCGCACCGGGGCACGCGAACGCGGTCGCGTCGAGGTGCTGGAAGGCCTCGCCGCGGGCGACCGCGTGGTGGTCGAAGGCATCGTGAAGCTTCGCCCCGGGGCGAAGGTGGTCGAGGCGGCGGCTGCCGCTGCGGCCCAGGGCTGA
- a CDS encoding N-acetyltransferase: MIEVVHDPQDECFVATVDGLDCRVRYHIDGPVLQVLATFVPPVLEGQGIAAALTRAVIEHARERGLRVDPRCSYTAAYLRRHPQ; encoded by the coding sequence ATGATCGAGGTCGTGCACGACCCGCAGGACGAGTGTTTCGTAGCCACCGTGGATGGGCTCGATTGCCGCGTGCGCTATCACATCGACGGGCCGGTGCTGCAGGTGCTGGCGACGTTCGTGCCGCCGGTGCTCGAAGGGCAGGGGATCGCCGCGGCACTGACGCGGGCGGTAATCGAACATGCGCGCGAGCGCGGGCTGCGCGTCGATCCGCGGTGTTCCTACACCGCCGCCTACCTGCGCCGGCACCCGCAGTGA
- a CDS encoding efflux RND transporter permease subunit, which produces MVLSDLSVRRPVFATVASLMLVVLGLIAFVRLPLRELPNIDPPIVSVDVSYPGASAGVVETRVTQLMEDALSGIEGVETIQSQSRNGRSSITLEFSLGRDIEGAANDVRDAVSRVADRLPQEADAPQVAKVEGDAEVILWLNLSSPQLDSLALTDYAERYIVDRLSSLEGVAQLRIGGSQRYAMRIWIDRDALAARGLTIAEVEAALRSENIELPAGRLESDTRDFTLRLDRGYAEARDFEALPLTRGDDGHVVRLAEVATVAIESSDRRALFRGNGTPQIGLGVIKTSTANSLDVANRVKDEIARINAGLPEGMKIGVTFDSTIFIDAAVWQVYKTLAEAVFLVVLVIWLFLGSARAALIPAVTVPVCLVAAFIALWAFGFSINLLTLLALVLAIGLVVDDAIVVLENAQRRADLGEPVAVAALRGTRQVAFAVIATTTVLIAVFVPASFIEGNNGRLFRELAVALAAAVAISAFVALTLTPMMCSLLLRPHAATSGFAVRVDAALVAISGSYRRMLERAIGRPSRWALLMLGALAASYGLAQWVPRELAPPEDRGAFFLSVVGPEGAGFDYTATQVLAVEQLLLRYTGEGQPIERVNIRVPGGFGASEEMHTGQGIVVLKPWDQRTLSTAAVVDRVRADMAAVAGVRGLAQIRQGLVRSQGQPFQLVIGGPDYAELVDWRDRLLTRMEKNPRLFAIDSDFKETRPQIRVAVDRERAAALGVSLADIGRTLETMMGSRRVTTYVEDGEEYDVVLQARRDDRAQPADLQNLYVRARSGQLVPLASVVTLSELAEPGSLNRFNRLRAITVSASLAPGYTLGEALEWIGQVAREELPQAAQLDYKGESREYQQSGSALLFTFAMALLIVFLVLAAQFESFLHPLIIMLTVPLAMLGAFAGLAISGSSLNLFSQIGIIMLVGLAAKNGILIVEFANQRRDAGLSVRDAVLESAATRLRPILMTSIATIAGALPLIIAGGPGSASRATIGIVIVFGVSVSTLLSLFVVPAFYLWLAPFTRSPEERTKRLERLEHEAPEVES; this is translated from the coding sequence ATGGTGCTCTCCGATCTTTCGGTGCGTCGGCCGGTCTTCGCCACGGTCGCTAGCCTGATGCTGGTCGTGCTCGGCCTGATCGCCTTCGTGCGCCTGCCATTGCGCGAACTGCCGAACATCGACCCGCCGATCGTGTCGGTGGATGTCAGCTACCCGGGGGCCTCCGCCGGTGTCGTCGAGACGCGCGTTACCCAGCTCATGGAAGACGCGCTCTCGGGCATCGAAGGGGTCGAGACGATCCAGTCGCAAAGCCGCAACGGGCGCTCCTCCATCACCCTCGAATTCTCGCTCGGGCGCGACATCGAGGGCGCCGCCAACGACGTGCGCGACGCCGTCAGCCGCGTCGCCGACCGCTTGCCGCAGGAGGCCGATGCGCCGCAGGTGGCCAAGGTCGAGGGCGACGCCGAGGTCATCCTGTGGCTGAACCTGAGTTCGCCGCAACTCGATTCGCTGGCGCTGACCGACTACGCCGAGCGCTACATCGTCGATCGCCTGTCCAGCCTCGAAGGTGTCGCGCAACTGCGCATCGGCGGCAGCCAGCGCTATGCGATGCGCATCTGGATCGACCGCGACGCGCTGGCCGCGCGCGGTCTGACCATCGCCGAGGTCGAGGCGGCGCTGCGCTCGGAGAACATCGAACTTCCGGCCGGACGGCTGGAGTCGGACACCCGCGACTTCACCCTGCGGCTGGATCGCGGCTATGCCGAAGCGCGCGACTTCGAAGCGCTTCCGCTCACGCGCGGCGACGACGGCCATGTCGTGCGACTGGCCGAAGTGGCAACGGTAGCGATCGAGTCGAGCGACCGCCGCGCGCTGTTCCGCGGCAATGGCACGCCGCAGATCGGACTCGGCGTGATCAAGACCTCGACCGCGAACAGCCTGGATGTCGCCAATCGGGTCAAGGACGAGATCGCGCGCATCAATGCCGGGCTGCCCGAGGGCATGAAGATCGGCGTCACCTTCGACAGCACCATCTTCATCGATGCCGCGGTTTGGCAGGTCTACAAAACCCTGGCGGAAGCGGTGTTCCTGGTCGTGCTGGTGATCTGGCTGTTCCTCGGTTCGGCGCGCGCCGCGCTGATCCCGGCGGTGACGGTGCCGGTGTGCCTGGTGGCTGCGTTCATCGCGCTGTGGGCGTTCGGCTTCTCGATCAACCTGCTGACGCTGCTGGCGCTGGTGCTGGCGATCGGACTGGTGGTCGACGATGCCATCGTCGTGCTCGAGAACGCGCAGCGTCGCGCCGACCTGGGCGAGCCGGTCGCGGTGGCGGCCTTGCGCGGCACGCGCCAGGTCGCGTTTGCGGTGATCGCGACGACGACGGTGCTGATCGCGGTGTTCGTGCCGGCGTCGTTCATCGAGGGCAACAACGGACGCCTGTTTCGCGAACTGGCCGTAGCCCTGGCCGCGGCGGTGGCGATCTCGGCATTCGTGGCGCTGACGCTGACGCCGATGATGTGTTCGCTGCTGCTGCGTCCGCACGCCGCCACGAGCGGCTTCGCGGTGCGCGTCGATGCCGCGCTGGTCGCCATTTCCGGCAGCTACCGACGAATGCTGGAACGCGCCATCGGCCGCCCGTCGCGCTGGGCACTGCTGATGCTCGGCGCACTCGCGGCCAGCTACGGGTTGGCGCAGTGGGTGCCGCGCGAACTGGCGCCGCCGGAGGATCGCGGTGCGTTCTTCCTGTCGGTGGTCGGGCCCGAGGGCGCGGGCTTCGACTACACCGCGACCCAGGTGCTCGCGGTCGAGCAGTTGCTGCTGCGCTACACCGGCGAAGGCCAGCCGATCGAGCGCGTCAACATCCGCGTGCCCGGCGGCTTCGGCGCCAGCGAGGAAATGCATACCGGCCAGGGTATCGTGGTGTTGAAGCCCTGGGACCAGCGCACGCTGTCGACTGCTGCGGTGGTCGACCGGGTGCGTGCCGACATGGCTGCCGTTGCCGGCGTGCGCGGCCTCGCGCAGATCCGCCAGGGACTGGTGCGCAGCCAGGGACAGCCGTTCCAGCTGGTGATCGGCGGTCCCGACTATGCCGAACTGGTGGACTGGCGCGACCGCCTGCTGACGCGCATGGAGAAGAACCCGCGCCTGTTCGCGATCGACTCCGACTTCAAGGAAACGCGTCCGCAGATTCGCGTCGCCGTCGACCGCGAACGCGCCGCCGCGCTCGGCGTATCGCTGGCCGACATCGGGCGCACGCTCGAGACGATGATGGGTTCGCGCCGCGTCACCACCTACGTCGAAGACGGCGAGGAATACGATGTGGTGCTGCAGGCCAGGCGCGATGACCGGGCGCAGCCGGCCGACCTGCAGAACCTGTACGTGCGCGCCCGCTCCGGCCAATTGGTGCCGTTGGCGAGTGTGGTCACGCTGTCCGAGCTGGCCGAGCCTGGCAGCCTCAATCGCTTCAACCGCCTGCGCGCGATCACGGTCTCGGCCTCACTCGCGCCGGGCTACACGCTGGGCGAAGCGCTGGAGTGGATCGGCCAGGTGGCGCGCGAGGAGTTGCCGCAGGCCGCGCAGCTCGACTACAAGGGCGAGTCGCGCGAATACCAGCAGTCCGGCTCGGCGCTGTTGTTCACCTTCGCGATGGCGCTGCTGATCGTGTTCCTGGTGCTGGCGGCGCAGTTCGAGAGCTTCCTGCATCCGCTGATCATCATGCTCACGGTGCCGTTGGCGATGCTCGGCGCATTTGCGGGCCTCGCCATCAGCGGCAGCTCGCTCAACCTGTTCAGCCAGATCGGCATCATCATGCTGGTCGGGCTGGCGGCGAAAAACGGCATCCTGATCGTCGAGTTCGCCAACCAGCGGCGCGATGCCGGCCTGTCTGTGCGCGATGCCGTGCTGGAGTCTGCGGCAACGCGACTGCGCCCGATCCTGATGACCTCGATCGCGACCATCGCCGGCGCGTTGCCACTGATCATCGCCGGCGGCCCCGGCTCGGCCAGCCGCGCCACCATCGGCATCGTCATCGTGTTCGGCGTCAGCGTCTCGACGCTGCTGTCCCTGTTCGTGGTGCCCGCGTTCTACTTGTGGCTGGCGCCCTTCACCCGCTCGCCCGAAGAACGCACCAAACGCCTCGAACGCCTCGAACACGAAGCGCCGGAAGTGGAGTCGTAG